In the Nocardioides marmotae genome, TAGGCGTCCCGCGCCGCCGGGTCGGGGAGGATCACCTCGTCACCGCGGTCGATCCCCTCGAGCACCGCCGCGGCGACCTCCTCCGCGGTCGTCGGGGACTCCTCGACCAGCTTGCTCATCACCGCACCGAGGGCGGTGTCGTTGCCGCGCAGCGAGCTCATCAGGTTGGTGCGGAAGTAGGACGGGCAGACCACGTGCGCGCTCACGCCGTACGACGCGAGCTCGTGGCCGGTGGTCTCGGTGAGCGCGACGACGGCCGCCTTGACCGCGTTGTACGACGCCATCCCGCCCGGGTGCACCAGGCCGGCCAGCGACGCGACGTTGACGATCCGCCCCGAGCCCTGCTGCTTGAGCAGCGGCACGAACGCGCGCGTCCCGCGGACCGCGCCGAACAGGTTGATCTCGGTGATCCACTGCCACTCCTCGAGGGTGGCCACGTCGAGCCGGCCGCCCCCGGCGACGCCGGCGTTGTTGACGAGCACGTCGAGGCCGCCCCAGGTCCGCTCGACGTGGTCGACCGCGGCCGCCCAGTCGGCGTCGCTGGTGACGTCGAGGACCAGGTCCACGCCGTCGGCCTCCGCGCGGTCGGTGGCCAGCACCTCGTCGCCCCGCGCGCGGAACGCCTCGGTCAGCGCCTTGCCCAGGCCGGACGCGGCGCCGGTGACCAGGACGCGCTGCTGCTGGCCGGCCTGCTGGCCGGTCATCGCTTGGCGCCGTGCTTGCCGAGCTCGATGCGCGCGACGACGCCGCGGTGGACCTCGTCGGGGCCGTCGGCGAGCCGGAGCGAGCGGGCGGCGGTCCAGGCCGCGGCGAGCGGGAAGTCGCTGGAGAGGCCGCCACCGCCGTGGATCTGCATGGCCAGGTCGATGACCTGCTGGGCCATGTTCGGCACGGCCACCTTGATCTGGGAGACCTCCGAGAGCGCGTTGGCCGGGCCGCCGACGTCGAGCTTCCAGGCGGCGTTGAGCACGAGCAGGCGGGCGGAGTCGATGGCGATCCGGGCGTCGGCGATCCGCTCGCGGTTGCCGCCGAGGTTGATGATCGGCTTGCCGAACGCGGTGCGCTCCAGGCCCCGCTTGCAGGCCAGCTCCAGCGCCATCTCGGCCAGGCCGATCAGCCGCATGCAGTGGTGGACGCGGCCGGGGCCGAGCCGGCCCTGGGCGATCGCGAACGCCTCGCCGGGGCCGCTGATGATGTTGGCGGCCGGGACGCGGACGTCGGTGAAGGACACCTCGCCGTGGCCGAGCGGCTCGTCGTAGATGCCCATCGTGTCCAGGAGCCGCTCGATCTTCACGCCCGGGGTGTCGCGCGGGACGAGGACCATCGAGTGCCGGCGGTGCCGGTCCGCGTCGGGGTCGGTGAGCCCCATGAAGATGAAGATCTTGCAGTCGGGGTGGCCGACGCCGGTCGACCACCACTTGCGGCCGTTGATGACGACCTCGTCGCCGTCGACGACCGCGGTCGCCTCCATGGTGGTCGCA is a window encoding:
- a CDS encoding SDR family NAD(P)-dependent oxidoreductase, producing the protein MTGQQAGQQQRVLVTGAASGLGKALTEAFRARGDEVLATDRAEADGVDLVLDVTSDADWAAAVDHVERTWGGLDVLVNNAGVAGGGRLDVATLEEWQWITEINLFGAVRGTRAFVPLLKQQGSGRIVNVASLAGLVHPGGMASYNAVKAAVVALTETTGHELASYGVSAHVVCPSYFRTNLMSSLRGNDTALGAVMSKLVEESPTTAEEVAAAVLEGIDRGDEVILPDPAARDAYALKVGDRATYDAVMRAQAAKLDRMGQA
- a CDS encoding acyl-CoA dehydrogenase family protein, whose product is MDFSPSPRAADLTERVRAFLAEEVEPAEPQYHADLAEARARGEAWIPLPLIEELKAKARERGLWNLFLPKEHAGEYAARFGTDGGEGLTNVDYAPIAELTGRSAIAPLVLNCNAPDTGNMEVLLRYGSEEQKRDWLEPLLDGRIRSAFTMTEPGVASSDATTMEATAVVDGDEVVINGRKWWSTGVGHPDCKIFIFMGLTDPDADRHRRHSMVLVPRDTPGVKIERLLDTMGIYDEPLGHGEVSFTDVRVPAANIISGPGEAFAIAQGRLGPGRVHHCMRLIGLAEMALELACKRGLERTAFGKPIINLGGNRERIADARIAIDSARLLVLNAAWKLDVGGPANALSEVSQIKVAVPNMAQQVIDLAMQIHGGGGLSSDFPLAAAWTAARSLRLADGPDEVHRGVVARIELGKHGAKR